GCGGTCACGCCGCCGATCGCGATGACCGGCACGTCGACGGCGTCGACGACGGCACGTACGCCCACGGGCCCGATGGGGTCCGGCAGGCCGGACTTGGTGCTGGTGGCGTGGCAAGGCCCGACGCCCAGGTAGCTGGCTCCCGCCGCGACCGCCGCGGTCGCTGTTCCCGGCGCGCGGGCGGTGGCGCCCAGCACGCCGGCCGGGCCGAGCACCCGACGGGCGGCGGCGACCGGCAGGTCGTCGGCCCCGACGTGCCCACCGGCGGCACCGACCGCCAGCGCCACGTGCAGCCGATCGTTGACCAGGCAGGTCGCCCCGTACGGCACGCAGAGCGCCAGCACCCGCTGGGCCAGCTCGTACGCCTCGCGGTCGGTGGCGGAATCCTCGACCCGGACCTGCACCACCAGGTCGGCTCGGGCCACCGCGAGGGCGGCCCGGACCACGGTGAGCGGGTCTCGCCCGGGTCGGGTGTCGGTGATCAGATGCAGTCGCCCCAGGGACGGCACGGCAACGCTCCTCCCTGCGCCGGCATTATCCGGATCAGGTTCGACGGTCGGGGGCTGTCAGCCCCCCTCTCAGCCCGGTACACCGGGCTCCCGTGGGTTACTTGCGTGTCACCGTACGACAGATCCGCCGGTCTGCCAAGGCGGGTGTCGACGGGCCGGAATGGCGGATTAGGTTGGGCGCTTCATCCCGGTCCTATTCGGAATGTCGCCCCCCGTTGCAGAACCGTTACCTGCCGGCATCTTGCCGGACATTGAGCCAGCCGAATTAATTTGTTCAGCGATTCGACAAAATGTTGGCGGGGGCACCGTGACGCGGTGTCACCACCGGCTCCATCTGGGAGGGTCTTCGGCGAGCCGGCTCCCGCGATCCCTGTCACTACGACATAGGAGGCGGCGTGTCCCGTTCTCGTCGTGCCCGCGTACCCATCACCGCAACCCTGATCTCCCTGGCCATGGCCTCGACCACCCTGTTCGGCGCGCCCGCCCAGGCGGCCGCCCAGGTCCCCCCACGGGATGCGAAAGCCGCAGCCCCGGTCAGCCAGGTGGTGCCGAAGGCGCCAAAGGCCGCGGCCGATCCCTTCTCCGTCCTCGTCTTCTCCAAGACCGCCGGCTTCCGGCACGACTCCATCCCCACCGGCATCGCTGCCATCCAACAGCTCGGTGTGGCCAACGGATTCACAGTGGACAACTCCGAGGACGGCTCCGCATTCAACGACGCCAACCTCGCGAAGTACAAGGCGGTGATCTGGCTCTCCACCACCGGTGACGTGCTCGACGCCGAGCAGCAGGCGGCGTTCGAGCGCTACGTGAAGGCGGGCGGCGGCTACGTCGGCATCCACGCCGCATCGGACACCGAGTACAGCTGGGCCTGGTACGGCGACCTGGTCGGCGCGTACTTCGCCAACCACCCGCAGAACCAGCAGGCCACGGTCAAGGTGGAGGACCACGCCCACCCGTCCACGACCGGGCTGCCGGACCGATGGTCCCGGTTCGACGAGTGGTACAACTACCAGACCAATCCCCGGCCGGACGTGCACGTGCTCGCCAGCCTGGACGAGAAGAGCTACACGGCAGGCGCCGGTGCCATGGGCGCCGACCACCCGATCGCCTGGTGTCAGGACTTCGACGGCGGCCGATCCTGGTACACCGGGGCGGGCCACACCCGGGAGTCGTACGCCGAGCCCGAGTTCCTGTCCCACCTGCTCGGCGGCATCCGGACCGCGGCCGGTGTCGAGAACGCCGACTGCGGCGCCTCGAAGACCTCGAACTTCGAGAAGGTCGCGCTGGACAGCAACACGAGCAACCCGATGGAGCTGGACATCGCCGGAGACGGGCGGGTCTTCTACATCGAGCGCGACGGTCGCGTGCAGATCGTCAAGCCGGACACCGGCAGCACCGTCACCGCCGTCGACCTGGACGTCTTCACCGGCAACGAGGACGGCCTGATCGGCATCCGGCTCGACCCGGACTTCGCCACCAACAAGTGGGTGTATCTCTACTACGCCCCGAACGACGGGGTCACCCGCAACCTGCTGTCCCGCTTCACGGTCACCGGCGACACCATCGACCCTGCCAGCGAGAAGCAGGTGCTGCGGGTCGACACCCAGCGCAACACCTGCTGCCACGCTGGCGGCAGCATGGCCTTCGACAGCGCCGGCAACCTCTACCTGGCCACCGGTGACAACACCAACCCGTTCGAGTCGAGCGCGTACTCGCCGCTCGACGAGCGGCCGGGCCGCCAGGACTACGACTCGCAGCGCACCTCGGCCAACACCAACGACCTGCGCGGCAAGGTGATCCGGATCCACCCGGAGGACGACGGCACGTACACCGTCCCGACGGGCAACCTCTTCGCGCCGGGCACCGAGAAGACCCGCCCCGAGATCTACGCGATGGGCTTCCGCAACCCGTTCCGGATCGGCACCGACCCGAAGACCGACACCCTGTACGTCGGGGACTACGGGCCGGACGCCAACGCGAACAACCCGGACCGGGGCCCCCGGGGCCTGGTCGAGTGGAACGTCGTGACCCCCGGCAACTACGGCTGGCCGTACTGCACCGGGACGAACGAGGCGTACAACGACTACACGTTCCCGTCCGGCCCGAGCGGCCCGAAGTTCGACTGCGCCGCACCGGTGAACAACTCGCCCAACAACACGGGCCTGACCAACCTCCCGCCGGTCGTCCCGGCCACCGTCGACTACGGCTACGCCGGTGACGCGCGCTACCCGGAGATCGGCGGCGGTGGCGCCCCGATGGGCGGCCCGGCCTACCGCTACGACGCGGACCTCAACTCCAACCGCAAGTGGCCGGCGTACTACGACGGCAAGGCTCTGCTCGGCGAGTGGAACCAGAACAAGATGTACACCATGCAGGTGACCCCCGACGGCAAGTCGTTGGTGGACATCAATCAGCTGCTCACCGGCATGAAGATGGTCCGGCCGATGGACTTCGAGTTCGGTCCGGACGGCGCGCTCTATCTGATCGAGTGGGGCACCGGGTTCGGCGGCAACAACGACGACTCCGGCATCTACCGGATCGACTACACCGCCGGTGACCGCGCACCGATCGCCGCGGCGTCCGCCAACCCGACCTCGGGCCCGGCGCCGCTGACTGTCACCTTCTCCAGCGCCGGCTCCCGGGACCCGGACGGCGGCGCGCTCACCTACTCGTGGACCTTCGGCGACGGGCAGACCTCGACCGAGGCCAACCCGACGCACACGTACGCGACGGCCGGCAGCTACACCGCCCAGCTCACCGTCACCAACCCGAAGGGCCGTACCGCGGTGGCCAACGTGCCGATCACCGTGGGCAACACCGCGCCGACGGTGACCATCGAGTTCCCGCCGGACGGTGGCTTCTTCAACTGGGGTAACCAGGTCCGCTACTCCGTCAAGGTGACCGACCCCGAGGACGGGCAGGTCGACTGCGACAAGGTGCAGCTCCAGGTGCTGCTGGGTCACGACGAGCACGCCCACCCGCTGGAGCAGCACACCGGCTGCACCGGCACCGTCCAGACGTCGCTCGCCTCCGGGCACGGCGCCGAGGCGAACGTGTTCGCTGTCTTCGAGGCCACCTACACCGACGAGGGTGGCGCCGGCGGGTCCGGCCCGCTCACCGGTCGGGACATCGAGATCCTGCAGCCCAAGCAGAAGCAGGCCGAGTACTTCACCGCCACCGGGCGCGCCCCGGTGAGCACCGGCGGCGGAGACGCCGGCGTGCAACGAGAGGCCGGCGCCGACACCGCCGGTGGTGGCCAGAGCATCGCGTTCATCGAGGACGGTGACTGGTGGTCGGTCGCTCCGGCGGACCTGACCAACATCACCGAGATCCGGTTCCGGGCCGCCTCGGCAGCCGCCGGCGGTCGGATCGAGGTCCACGCGGGCGCCGTCGACGGACCGATCGTGGCCACGGCCACCGTTCCGACGACCGGCG
This portion of the Micromonospora zamorensis genome encodes:
- the thiE gene encoding thiamine phosphate synthase, translating into MPSLGRLHLITDTRPGRDPLTVVRAALAVARADLVVQVRVEDSATDREAYELAQRVLALCVPYGATCLVNDRLHVALAVGAAGGHVGADDLPVAAARRVLGPAGVLGATARAPGTATAAVAAGASYLGVGPCHATSTKSGLPDPIGPVGVRAVVDAVDVPVIAIGGVTAERVPELRAAGAYGVAVVGAVSAAADPGRATAELIEALAC
- a CDS encoding ThuA domain-containing protein codes for the protein MSRSRRARVPITATLISLAMASTTLFGAPAQAAAQVPPRDAKAAAPVSQVVPKAPKAAADPFSVLVFSKTAGFRHDSIPTGIAAIQQLGVANGFTVDNSEDGSAFNDANLAKYKAVIWLSTTGDVLDAEQQAAFERYVKAGGGYVGIHAASDTEYSWAWYGDLVGAYFANHPQNQQATVKVEDHAHPSTTGLPDRWSRFDEWYNYQTNPRPDVHVLASLDEKSYTAGAGAMGADHPIAWCQDFDGGRSWYTGAGHTRESYAEPEFLSHLLGGIRTAAGVENADCGASKTSNFEKVALDSNTSNPMELDIAGDGRVFYIERDGRVQIVKPDTGSTVTAVDLDVFTGNEDGLIGIRLDPDFATNKWVYLYYAPNDGVTRNLLSRFTVTGDTIDPASEKQVLRVDTQRNTCCHAGGSMAFDSAGNLYLATGDNTNPFESSAYSPLDERPGRQDYDSQRTSANTNDLRGKVIRIHPEDDGTYTVPTGNLFAPGTEKTRPEIYAMGFRNPFRIGTDPKTDTLYVGDYGPDANANNPDRGPRGLVEWNVVTPGNYGWPYCTGTNEAYNDYTFPSGPSGPKFDCAAPVNNSPNNTGLTNLPPVVPATVDYGYAGDARYPEIGGGGAPMGGPAYRYDADLNSNRKWPAYYDGKALLGEWNQNKMYTMQVTPDGKSLVDINQLLTGMKMVRPMDFEFGPDGALYLIEWGTGFGGNNDDSGIYRIDYTAGDRAPIAAASANPTSGPAPLTVTFSSAGSRDPDGGALTYSWTFGDGQTSTEANPTHTYATAGSYTAQLTVTNPKGRTAVANVPITVGNTAPTVTIEFPPDGGFFNWGNQVRYSVKVTDPEDGQVDCDKVQLQVLLGHDEHAHPLEQHTGCTGTVQTSLASGHGAEANVFAVFEATYTDEGGAGGSGPLTGRDIEILQPKQKQAEYFTATGRAPVSTGGGDAGVQREAGADTAGGGQSIAFIEDGDWWSVAPADLTNITEIRFRAASAAAGGRIEVHAGAVDGPIVATATVPTTGAWQTYTDVSAPVTGAASGSLYFVARDPNGGTGSLFNVNWMDFIGRGVTENAPPVVTATATPATGTVPVTVEFDGTATDAEGDTPLTYAWDFGDGGSATTVDASHTYTNAGTFTATLTVTDSKGARSYATVPVRVDAPDTSCFGARSDDFNGNSLDKERWTSVVRENQLYSLSGGALRLPTGVGDLYGARNDATNLVLQAAPTGAWEMTTKVTLPVTANYQQAGVLVYGDDDNYAKLDLLYNGSRRVEFIRETAGTPRNEAADSAAAPAGDTVYLRITSDGTNLTAAASGDGQTFTPVGQSAALAGITNPRIGVFALNGGTEAPVVDAAFDSFQVTPDAPAGPVDPSDEFTGSTLDKCRWDAITREDPNGYRVTGGALRIDVPNGDIYGTDNTGPKNFILQTAPSGDWTLETKVDGSLLNEQYQQAGLLVQADDDNYLKLDFIADNQAGQAVTRRIEFRSEIAGTVQNPQPEAASLTSAVWHLRLARTGDTFTASYSADGTTWTALEALTNSAVGATPKVGLFTLGANQTASKTAVFDYFRLSTKVADETAPVTTATVSGTPTEGWYTGPVTVTLTAADEAGGSGLASTEYQLDGATTWTAYTAPVAVSGDGEHELRFRSTDQAGNVESTKTVSVKIDTTAPVTTATFAPANDAGWHNGTIPVVLASTDAGSGVKTVEWSLDGGTWTPYTTPVEVTGDGQHELLFRSTDKAGNAETLKSAVLRIDGTKPTLLVSGIADGQLYGDSQDVRVSWQAVDPTSGIASVVGQLDGRAYASGTLQAMYELPLGLHELTVTATDKAGNQTTSAVRFFVTTSFRDMQGLLDRFKATGRLSAKAHKQLTAKLDAARQAEAAGNDNKAIKQLTAFRTLAADATLVAEAEIRDVLIRDADAMIVRLGGAASKAGVKANDGAPIKGTGRLGEDATRLAPGRQL